A section of the Anabaena cylindrica PCC 7122 genome encodes:
- the rfbC gene encoding dTDP-4-dehydrorhamnose 3,5-epimerase, translating into MIFTSTKLSGAFIIDLEEKSDSRGFFARTFCAQEFADHGLKSTVAQCNLSFNHQKGTLRGMHYQILPAAETKLIRCTQGAIYDVIIDMRPESPTYLLHIGVELTAENRRALYVPEMFAHGYQALTDGVEVVYQVGEFYTPGYERGLRYDDPLLEISWPLSVTEMSDKDRNWPLLESILIGV; encoded by the coding sequence ATGATTTTTACATCCACTAAGCTCTCTGGTGCTTTTATTATTGACTTAGAAGAAAAGTCAGATTCCCGTGGTTTTTTTGCTCGGACTTTCTGCGCTCAAGAATTTGCAGACCATGGCTTAAAGTCAACAGTTGCCCAATGTAACCTATCTTTTAATCATCAAAAAGGCACATTGCGGGGAATGCATTATCAAATTCTTCCCGCAGCAGAAACTAAATTAATTCGTTGTACTCAAGGGGCTATTTATGACGTAATTATTGATATGCGTCCTGAATCTCCAACTTATCTATTGCATATTGGTGTAGAACTAACTGCGGAAAATCGTCGTGCTTTATATGTACCAGAAATGTTTGCTCATGGCTATCAAGCTTTAACAGATGGTGTAGAAGTTGTCTATCAAGTGGGTGAATTTTACACTCCTGGATATGAGCGTGGTTTGCGTTATGATGATCCTCTTTTAGAGATTTCTTGGCCTTTGAGCGTTACAGAAATGTCTGATAAAGATCGGAATTGGCCTTTACTAGAATCTATTTTAATAGGAGTTTAA
- a CDS encoding glycosyltransferase family 2 protein gives MNKLLSIAIPTYNRAALLDKQLAWLAKSIKGFESECEIIVSDNCSEDNTQEIINKWQLSLPNIVFHNNKNCENLGVMKNIAYCIQAAASKYVWTISDDDIIADQTISYVVNTLKQEPDLTLLVLNFSCRHEVTGELLYERCYEIDNEQVEHDGKAAFERCIQENRSGVQLMSAQIYRTELAQNALKKWSEGLNNLDYQVYLTGFCACHGSVKITKDAYLENAFGASHWMLKPKVLLKMQYTYSPEINIKLNEVGYPKHFCNQLVIHHFKNNNWRVLFGALKRWPIMAVTTIIPYLGLVSVSVLESTIASHKTEDTTSQISDIRHQ, from the coding sequence GTGAATAAATTACTTAGCATTGCTATTCCTACATATAATCGTGCTGCATTGCTAGATAAACAATTAGCATGGCTGGCTAAATCTATTAAAGGTTTTGAATCTGAATGTGAAATTATTGTTTCTGATAACTGTTCAGAAGATAATACACAAGAAATAATTAACAAATGGCAGTTATCTTTACCAAATATAGTATTTCATAACAATAAGAATTGCGAAAATTTGGGTGTTATGAAAAATATTGCTTATTGCATACAAGCGGCAGCAAGCAAATATGTTTGGACTATTAGTGATGATGATATTATTGCTGATCAAACGATATCTTATGTCGTCAATACCTTGAAGCAAGAGCCAGATTTAACTTTACTGGTCTTGAATTTTTCCTGTCGTCATGAAGTAACGGGTGAATTATTATATGAACGCTGTTATGAAATTGATAATGAACAAGTTGAGCATGATGGCAAGGCAGCATTTGAGCGTTGTATACAAGAAAATCGCTCTGGTGTACAACTGATGTCTGCTCAAATATACAGAACAGAATTAGCTCAAAATGCTCTAAAAAAATGGTCTGAAGGTTTAAATAACTTAGATTATCAGGTCTACTTAACTGGTTTTTGTGCTTGTCATGGCAGCGTTAAAATAACTAAAGATGCTTATTTGGAAAATGCTTTTGGTGCTAGTCATTGGATGCTAAAACCCAAGGTATTACTAAAAATGCAATATACGTATTCGCCAGAGATTAATATCAAGCTAAATGAGGTAGGATATCCTAAACATTTTTGTAATCAATTAGTTATTCACCATTTTAAAAATAATAATTGGCGAGTTCTATTTGGTGCTTTGAAAAGATGGCCAATTATGGCAGTTACCACCATAATTCCTTATCTTGGCTTAGTAAGTGTATCAGTTCTGGAAAGCACTATAGCCTCTCATAAAACAGAAGATACAACCTCACAGATAAGTGACATCAGGCATCAATAG
- a CDS encoding phytanoyl-CoA dioxygenase family protein, with protein MMLNNIKNKISLLNSELGYKLALVKYRKNLSTLAATDYLIAETLKRQGVYITSLEDLGLPSTTQMLVSANSYATSMATPRDIHAGYKLPQIYTVTDLPEFFSWGIEERLQKIIENYIGLPIAFHGVHVRKDFPNEQQVQTLLWHKDSEDRRMIKIIIYLDDVTEKHGPFEYVPKPASFLEKLNYYRVDYMLWRSNYLGIDDKKLMEIIPKSAWKSCPGKAGTVIFVDPRNVLHHGTVRTKERSTLFFVYTANPPKRPELCREYHDDTFARPQLSQQITRH; from the coding sequence ATGATGCTGAACAATATTAAAAACAAAATATCTCTGCTAAATTCTGAGTTGGGTTATAAACTAGCATTAGTGAAGTACAGGAAAAATTTATCTACACTAGCTGCAACTGATTACTTAATTGCTGAAACTCTAAAACGTCAAGGTGTTTATATCACTTCTTTGGAAGATTTAGGATTACCATCAACTACACAAATGTTAGTGTCTGCTAATAGTTATGCAACAAGTATGGCAACTCCAAGGGATATCCATGCAGGTTATAAGTTGCCGCAAATTTATACGGTTACAGATTTACCAGAATTTTTTAGCTGGGGAATTGAAGAACGGCTACAAAAAATCATTGAAAATTATATAGGACTACCTATAGCTTTTCATGGTGTTCATGTACGTAAAGATTTCCCCAATGAGCAGCAAGTACAAACACTATTATGGCATAAAGATTCCGAAGATAGACGCATGATTAAAATCATCATCTATTTAGATGATGTAACTGAAAAACATGGGCCTTTTGAATATGTGCCAAAACCTGCTAGTTTTTTAGAAAAATTAAATTATTACCGAGTCGATTATATGCTTTGGAGGTCTAATTATTTAGGAATAGATGATAAAAAATTGATGGAAATTATACCTAAATCAGCTTGGAAATCTTGTCCTGGAAAAGCTGGAACTGTAATTTTTGTAGATCCAAGAAATGTTTTACATCATGGAACTGTGAGAACAAAAGAGCGATCAACACTCTTCTTTGTGTATACAGCTAACCCACCAAAGCGTCCAGAACTTTGTAGAGAATATCATGATGATACTTTTGCTAGACCACAGTTAAGCCAACAAATAACTAGGCACTAA
- a CDS encoding glycosyltransferase family 2 protein → MKKILTIAIPTYNRAELLDKQLTWLSQAIKGFESECEILVSDNCSTDHTPSIVKKWQNIFSHITFKTNRNSQNLGVMKNIFYCLNAATSKYVWTIGDDDPIQEKAVAYVINKIKHNEDLSLLFLNFSGRNQITGEPVHPPTIVGNRWFDIEREDGESDGKATFEHCYAKSVGAVIFLTATIYRTDLVKSALTMWPDAINNWISLAYLAGYCAAQGKVIVTKDIYLECIVGVSHWQKEPRSALLMQYKHIPEVILKFEEIGYSSQFCRRMMLQNFREVNLKVFLGALRRWPFPAIKTVVPFLALVSLSAFEIIPIREFKTVEMLDTSIQQIKKV, encoded by the coding sequence ATGAAGAAAATACTGACAATTGCAATCCCTACATACAATCGAGCCGAGTTACTGGATAAACAATTAACTTGGTTGTCTCAAGCTATCAAAGGATTTGAATCAGAATGTGAAATTTTAGTTTCTGATAATTGTTCTACTGATCACACACCATCAATCGTTAAAAAATGGCAAAATATATTCAGCCATATCACGTTTAAAACCAATAGAAATTCTCAAAATTTAGGCGTAATGAAAAATATTTTTTACTGCCTAAATGCTGCTACTAGTAAATATGTTTGGACAATTGGTGATGATGATCCAATTCAAGAAAAAGCAGTTGCTTATGTGATTAATAAAATTAAGCACAATGAAGATTTATCATTGTTATTTTTGAATTTCTCTGGTAGAAATCAAATTACTGGTGAACCTGTTCACCCTCCTACAATAGTCGGTAATCGCTGGTTTGACATTGAGAGAGAAGATGGTGAAAGTGATGGTAAAGCCACCTTTGAACATTGTTATGCTAAAAGTGTCGGTGCAGTAATTTTTCTCACTGCTACAATCTACCGAACTGACTTAGTAAAAAGCGCCCTAACAATGTGGCCTGACGCAATTAATAACTGGATATCTTTAGCATATCTGGCTGGTTATTGTGCTGCTCAAGGCAAAGTTATTGTCACTAAAGATATTTATCTAGAATGTATTGTTGGTGTAAGTCATTGGCAAAAAGAGCCAAGATCTGCACTATTAATGCAATATAAACACATCCCTGAAGTGATTTTAAAATTTGAAGAAATTGGATATTCTTCTCAATTTTGTCGTCGGATGATGTTACAGAATTTCCGAGAAGTGAATTTAAAGGTTTTTTTAGGTGCTTTAAGAAGATGGCCTTTTCCAGCCATCAAAACAGTAGTTCCTTTTTTGGCTTTAGTTAGTTTATCTGCCTTTGAAATAATACCAATTAGAGAATTTAAAACTGTAGAGATGCTTGATACATCTATTCAACAAATCAAAAAAGTGTGA
- a CDS encoding glycosyltransferase family 2 protein: MNKLLTIAIPTYNRAALLDKQLAWLAKSIKGFESECEIIVSDNCSEDNTQEIINKWQIQLNNTVFLNNRNSKNIGLMPNIAFCIQSASGQYVWTVGDDDPIQERSLAYLLTTLKQHPSLTLMFLNCSGRDKRTNKIVVEHWFKSNTNEPVTNGRNIFQRYLQESFGGVLFMTAVVYKTELVQRALKTWPTSAKNLASQAYWTGFCALHGSVIVTKDNYLECTMHASHLDQDPRLALMMQYIYIPEVYLKLLTIGYSYKFCQRKILRNLVKLNYWRIFLGGFRRWPFLAMRVMLYYWSLICQSAYRLIFVSRKNNDVEAQLITSLSKEG, from the coding sequence ATGAATAAACTACTTACCATTGCTATTCCTACTTATAATCGTGCTGCATTGCTAGATAAACAGTTAGCATGGCTGGCTAAATCTATTAAAGGTTTTGAATCTGAATGTGAAATTATTGTTTCTGATAATTGTTCAGAAGATAATACACAAGAAATCATTAACAAATGGCAAATTCAACTTAATAATACTGTATTCCTCAATAATAGGAATAGTAAAAATATAGGTTTAATGCCTAATATTGCTTTTTGTATACAGTCTGCTAGTGGTCAGTATGTTTGGACTGTTGGTGATGATGATCCAATTCAAGAAAGAAGCCTAGCTTATTTATTAACTACACTCAAGCAGCATCCAAGTTTAACATTAATGTTTTTAAATTGTTCTGGTCGTGATAAACGAACAAATAAAATAGTTGTCGAACATTGGTTTAAAAGTAATACTAATGAGCCAGTTACTAATGGCAGAAATATATTTCAACGTTATTTACAGGAAAGCTTTGGTGGTGTGCTTTTCATGACAGCGGTAGTTTATAAAACAGAACTAGTACAACGTGCTTTAAAAACTTGGCCAACTTCTGCTAAAAACTTGGCATCTCAAGCATATTGGACAGGATTTTGTGCGCTGCATGGAAGTGTCATAGTGACTAAAGATAATTATTTAGAATGCACAATGCACGCTAGTCATTTAGATCAAGATCCAAGATTAGCATTAATGATGCAGTATATCTACATACCTGAGGTTTATTTAAAGCTTTTAACCATAGGTTATTCTTATAAATTTTGTCAAAGAAAAATTTTAAGAAACCTAGTCAAATTAAATTACTGGAGAATCTTTTTAGGTGGTTTTAGAAGATGGCCTTTCTTAGCGATGAGGGTCATGCTTTATTACTGGTCTTTGATCTGCCAATCTGCTTATAGACTTATCTTTGTTTCCAGAAAAAATAATGATGTAGAAGCACAATTGATTACGTCTTTAAGTAAAGAAGGTTAA
- a CDS encoding NAD-dependent epimerase/dehydratase family protein, protein MKILVTGTEGYLGSLLPSLLIARGHEVIGVDTGFYKVGWLYNGTNVTAKTLNKDIRNIIPEDLEGVEAIVHMAELSNDPTGQLAPNITYEINHLGSVRLANLAKAVGVRRFVYMSSCSVYGVASEDDVTEESPVNPQTAYAECKTLVERDVQPLADDDFSPTFMRNATAFGASPRMRFDIVLNNLSGLAWTTKEIKMTSDGTPWRPLVHALDICKAIVCALEAPRDIVHNQIFNVGDTANNYRVREIAEIIADTFPGCRLSFGNNGSDNRSYRVSFEKINTILPGFKCDWNAQLGAQQLFDLFSQIHMTEDTFLFRGFTRLKQLEYLIRTQQIDQDFFWNKN, encoded by the coding sequence ATGAAAATATTAGTAACAGGAACAGAAGGATATCTTGGTTCCTTACTACCTTCTTTGTTAATAGCTAGAGGTCATGAAGTTATTGGCGTAGATACTGGTTTTTATAAAGTTGGCTGGCTATATAACGGAACTAATGTAACAGCAAAAACCCTCAATAAAGATATTCGCAATATTATTCCTGAAGATTTAGAGGGTGTGGAAGCAATAGTTCATATGGCGGAACTTTCCAATGATCCTACAGGACAATTAGCACCTAACATTACCTATGAAATTAATCATTTAGGTTCAGTCCGTTTGGCTAACTTAGCCAAAGCAGTCGGTGTGCGTCGTTTTGTTTATATGTCTTCTTGCAGTGTTTATGGTGTTGCGAGTGAAGATGATGTTACCGAAGAATCACCTGTGAATCCTCAAACAGCTTACGCAGAATGTAAAACATTAGTAGAAAGAGATGTCCAGCCATTAGCAGATGATGATTTCTCTCCTACATTTATGCGGAATGCTACCGCTTTTGGTGCTTCTCCGAGAATGCGATTTGATATTGTTTTAAACAATTTATCAGGATTAGCATGGACTACCAAAGAAATTAAAATGACAAGTGATGGTACACCTTGGCGGCCATTAGTCCACGCATTGGATATTTGTAAAGCTATTGTTTGTGCTTTAGAAGCGCCTAGAGATATTGTCCACAATCAAATATTTAATGTGGGAGATACAGCTAATAATTATCGAGTTAGAGAAATCGCAGAAATTATTGCTGACACTTTCCCCGGCTGTAGATTATCTTTTGGGAATAACGGTTCAGATAATCGCAGTTATCGAGTATCTTTTGAAAAAATTAATACGATTTTGCCAGGATTCAAGTGCGATTGGAATGCCCAACTCGGCGCTCAACAATTGTTTGATTTATTCAGTCAAATTCATATGACTGAAGATACTTTCTTATTCCGAGGATTTACACGCTTAAAACAATTAGAGTATCTGATTCGTACTCAACAAATTGATCAAGATTTTTTCTGGAATAAAAATTAG
- the lhgO gene encoding L-2-hydroxyglutarate oxidase has translation MYDFAIIGGGIVGLSTAMALGNRYPDARILVVEKESQWAFHQTGNNSGVIHSGIYYKPGSFKAQFCRDGSRSMVEFCQKYDIEHDICGKVIVATEEQELPRLETLYKRGLENGIAVQKITAEEVKEIEPHVSCVGGIRVFSTGIVNYKQVCLKYAELIQKRGGDLRLNTKVLQISPSGKNQVIETNKGNFETRFIINCAGLHSDRIAKLGKANPQAKIVPFRGEYYELTPEKRYLVKTLIYPVPNPDFPFLGVHFTRMIDNSVHAGPNAVLSLKREGYKKTDFDLRDFAEVITYPGFWKLAAKHADEGIQEIIRSFSKAAFVRSLQKLIPEVQAADLVPTHAGVRAQALMSNGSLVDDFLIVQGNNSIHVCNAPSPAATSSLEIGKAIVNQIPQQSHLQSLVA, from the coding sequence GTGTATGATTTTGCGATTATTGGTGGGGGAATAGTTGGACTTTCAACAGCGATGGCTTTAGGTAATCGCTATCCTGATGCACGAATTTTAGTTGTAGAAAAAGAAAGTCAATGGGCATTTCACCAAACAGGCAATAATAGTGGTGTAATCCATTCGGGGATTTACTACAAACCAGGTAGCTTTAAAGCACAGTTTTGTCGTGATGGTAGTCGCTCCATGGTAGAATTCTGCCAAAAATATGACATTGAGCATGATATTTGTGGTAAAGTAATTGTTGCCACAGAAGAACAAGAATTACCACGACTAGAAACCCTCTACAAACGAGGTTTAGAAAACGGAATAGCGGTGCAAAAAATCACGGCTGAAGAAGTTAAAGAAATTGAACCTCATGTCAGTTGTGTCGGTGGAATTCGGGTATTTTCTACAGGAATAGTTAATTACAAGCAAGTTTGTTTAAAATACGCTGAACTCATTCAAAAGCGAGGAGGAGATTTACGTCTCAATACCAAAGTTTTGCAAATATCCCCAAGTGGTAAAAATCAAGTTATTGAAACCAACAAAGGTAATTTTGAAACTCGCTTTATCATCAATTGTGCCGGGTTGCACAGCGATCGCATAGCAAAACTAGGTAAAGCCAACCCCCAAGCCAAAATCGTCCCCTTTCGCGGTGAATATTACGAACTTACACCCGAAAAACGCTATCTGGTCAAAACACTCATTTACCCAGTTCCCAACCCAGATTTTCCCTTCCTGGGTGTCCACTTCACCCGGATGATTGATAATAGCGTCCATGCAGGGCCAAATGCAGTTCTCAGCCTCAAACGGGAAGGTTACAAAAAAACCGACTTTGACCTCAGAGACTTTGCAGAAGTTATTACCTATCCTGGTTTCTGGAAACTAGCAGCTAAACACGCTGATGAAGGTATTCAAGAAATCATTCGTTCCTTTAGTAAAGCAGCATTTGTCAGAAGTTTGCAAAAACTCATTCCCGAAGTCCAAGCAGCAGATTTAGTTCCTACCCATGCAGGAGTTCGCGCTCAAGCATTAATGAGTAATGGTTCTTTAGTAGATGATTTTTTAATCGTCCAAGGTAACAACTCAATTCATGTTTGCAATGCACCATCTCCCGCAGCAACATCTTCTCTAGAAATTGGCAAAGCAATTGTCAACCAAATACCTCAACAATCACATTTACAAAGCTTAGTAGCCTAG
- the rfbF gene encoding glucose-1-phosphate cytidylyltransferase yields MKAVILAGGLGTRLSEETSIRPKPMVEIGGKPILWHIMKIYSSHGINDFIICCGYKGYIIKEYFANYFLHMSDVTFDMRFNQMSIHSGYAEPWRITLVNTGDNTMTGGRLKQVREHLGNDTFCFTYGDGVSDVNITELIQFHQEQKTLATLSAVQPAGRFGAISLGQEQTKITSFKEKPEGDGAWINGGYFVLEPEVINLITDDSTVWEKEPLEKLADMSQLSAFRHNGFWQPMDTLRDKNYLEELWKSGQAPWKKW; encoded by the coding sequence ATGAAAGCAGTGATTTTGGCTGGAGGACTTGGTACGCGCCTCAGTGAAGAAACAAGTATCAGACCTAAGCCGATGGTGGAAATTGGTGGTAAGCCAATACTCTGGCATATAATGAAAATTTATTCATCCCATGGAATTAACGATTTCATTATTTGTTGTGGTTATAAAGGTTACATCATCAAAGAGTATTTTGCGAACTACTTCTTACATATGTCAGATGTAACTTTTGATATGCGATTTAACCAAATGAGCATACATTCTGGATATGCTGAACCCTGGCGCATCACCTTAGTAAATACAGGTGATAACACAATGACAGGTGGACGCTTAAAGCAAGTCAGAGAACATCTTGGTAATGATACATTTTGCTTTACTTATGGCGATGGTGTAAGTGATGTAAATATCACAGAACTAATTCAATTTCATCAAGAACAAAAAACTTTAGCAACACTCAGTGCCGTTCAACCAGCAGGAAGATTTGGAGCAATTTCTTTAGGACAAGAACAAACTAAAATTACTAGTTTTAAAGAAAAACCTGAAGGTGATGGCGCTTGGATTAATGGTGGTTATTTTGTTCTAGAACCAGAAGTGATCAACTTGATTACTGATGATTCCACTGTTTGGGAAAAAGAGCCATTGGAAAAGTTAGCTGATATGTCACAACTATCAGCTTTTAGACATAATGGTTTTTGGCAACCAATGGATACTTTAAGAGATAAAAACTACTTAGAGGAGCTATGGAAAAGTGGTCAAGCTCCTTGGAAGAAATGGTAA